The following are encoded together in the Corticium candelabrum chromosome 1, ooCorCand1.1, whole genome shotgun sequence genome:
- the LOC134194443 gene encoding uncharacterized protein LOC134194443, with protein MFFTKMLTPVALYNVLFLAFSIGEVQLSIHYVTGPTIERGQSLQLQCRGKTVLAPVYYWKFKDRLICDSSQPIDRSSRFRCPNNDLVLPFVDAADDGHYFCLVPGVGKSPLATVTVTGTTDTPRVMMPTPATSRPKSVGTERSTNTATRPTTTNDVSPTGSLTRDQGGINTVTSCAAFPTTMLTTNTTAKAAGSVTFCCTWIIIVLSVFAVVWISTD; from the exons ATGTTTTTTACCAAGATGCTTACCCCAGTTGCCTTGTATAACG ttttgttcttGGCTTTTTCGATCGGTGAAGTGCAGCTCTCTATCCATTATGTCACGGGACCGACCATAGAGCGTGGGCAATCTCTTCAGTTGCAGTGTCGGGGAAAGACAGTACTGGCTCCAGTTTACTATTGGAAATTCAAAGACAGGCTGATCTGTGACAGCTCCCAACCCATCGACCGTTCGTCTAGATTCAGATGTCCTAACAATGATCTAGTTCTCCCGTTTGTCGACGCTGCAGATGATGGGCACTACTTCTGTCTAGTGCCAGGAGTAGGAAAGAGCCCTCTCGCCACTGTGACAGTAACCGGTACCACTGATACACCTAGAGTCATGATGCCAACGCCTGCAACTAGCAGACCAAAGTCTGTTG GGACAGAACGTTCTACCAATACAGCAACACGTCCTACTACCACAAACGACGTCTCCCCAACCG GAAGCTTGACTAGAGATCAAGGTGGCATTAATACAGTGACTTCATGTGCTGCCTTTCCAACAACCATGCTTACTACTAACACAACAGCTAAAGCTGCAG GATCAGTCACATTCTGTTGTACCTGGATTATAATAGTTCTTTCTGTATTTGCTGTCGTATGGATTTCTACTGATTGA